CCGCACCGGCGTCACGCAAGTGGTCTTCAACAAGGAGCGCGACGCCCGGCTGCACGAGCGCGCGGGCGAGCTGCGCGGCGAGTACGTCATCGCCGTCATCGGGGAAGTGAAGCAGCGCGACGCGGCCACGGTGAACAGGAACATCGCCACCGGCGAGATTGAAGTGGTCGCCCATGAGCTGCGCATCCTGAACGAATCCAAGACGCCGCCGTTCTCGCCCGCCGAGAGCGTGCTGGCGAACGAGGAAGTGCGGCTGAAGTACCGCTACATCGACCTGCGGCGCGCCGAGATGCAGGCCCATATCGAGTTGCGGCACAAGGTGGCGCTGGCCATCCGCAACTATCTTTCGTCGGCCGGCTTCTTCGAGATCGAGACGCCATTCCTCACCCGCTCGACGCCCGAAGGCGCGCGGGACTTCCTGGTTCCCAGCCGCGTGCATCCGGGGTCGTTCTATGCGCTGCCGCAGTCGCCGCAACTGTTCAAGCAGATCCTGATGATTTCCGGCTTCGACAAGTATTTCCAGATCGTGCGCTGCTTCCGCGATGAAGACCTGCGCGCCGACCGACAACTGGAGTTCACGCAAGTCGATCTGGAGATGAGCTATCCCCAGCCGGAGCGCGTCTTCGAGGTGACGGAAGGATTCCTGAAGGCGGCGTGGGCCGCGGCGGGTGTGGAGTTGCCCACACCGTTCCCGCGCATGACCTACGACCAGGCCATCCGGCAGTACGGCAGCGACAAGCCCGACCTGCGCCTGCCGCCGCTCACCGATGTGCGCCCGTGCTTCCAGGCGTCGGAACTCGAGACGCTGAAGATTGCTTCGGGCCCGGTGGTCGCTATCCGCATTCCGAAAGTCGGCGAGCTCTCGCGCAAAGAGCGCGACGAGATCAAGACGCTCATCGCCGACCGCAAAGAGGCCAAGGTCTTCGAGGACATCAAGCGCCTGGAAAAGTCGTTCCCGGAGTCGGTGGCGAAGATCCGCGCCGCCGCGAAATTCGAAGATGGCGACCTGCTGGTGATCGTCGCGGGCGACTCGCGCCCGGAGGCGCACAAGTCCGAAGGCGGCGTGAAGCCGGAAGTGAAGCAGCACGACTACGCCGTCTCCACCGCGGCCGGCGCGCTGCGCGTCGCCCTGGGCCAGAAATACGCCGAGCGCCATGGCGCTTTCACCGGCGACCGCAAGGATGCGAAGTCCTACCGCTTCCTCTGGGTCACCGACTTTCCCATGTTCGAGTACGACGAGCGGATGCAGACCTGGGCGGCGGCGCATCATCCCTTCACCTCGCCGTACGAAGAAGACATCGCGCGCATGGAGCAGGACCCGGGTTCGGTCCGCGCCCTGGCGTACGACGTGGTGTTGAACGGCAACGAGCTGGGGTCGGGCTCCATCCGTATCCATCGCCAGGACGTGCAGAAGAAAGTGTTCCGCGCCCTGGGCATGACGGACGAAGAAGCGCGACAGCGCTTCGGATTTTTCCTGGAAGCTCTGGAATACGGTACGCCGCCGCACGGCGGCATCGCGCTGGGCCTGGACCGCATGGTGATGATCCTGGCCGGCGCCGACAGCCTGCGCGAGGTCATCCCCTTCCCCAAGACGGCGAAAGCGGTGGACCTGATGGTGGACGCCCCCACGCCGGTCAGCGAAGCACAGTTGAAGGAGCTGGGGATCGAGGTGGAGAAAAGGAAGTGAAACCGATGGTTTTACGGCGCGTTCGGCTCGCGGCCTGGATTGTGTCACTAACGCTGCTATCCGCGTTAGTCGCCGTGGCAGGGCTGCTCTACTTGTTCGAACGCACCTTTTCGCGGGATCTCGACGCTTCGCTGAGGAGGGCAAGCGTCGAGGAACTCGCGACCGTTGGCAAGAAGGTCGTTGCGGATGCTGTGGTGATGAGAAGCGAAAATAAGTCGCGCGCTGACGCAGTTCCACTGCCGCAGGGCTACCTTGTGGCATATAAGCAGGATCCGGAAGGCTTCAAGGCTGACGCGAAACTCGCGGAAACGTGGCTTCATGCGTTTTTGGTCGCGCAGCGAGTACTTGAGTCTGGTCCAGAAGGGAAATGGGTGCGACCAAGCGATGCCCTTGACTTTGTAAGACCTACAAATCGAGTCGATGCATGGGGAAATGCTTTCTGTGTCCTGCGTCGCGAGGAGGTGGTAGCAGTCGTCAGCGCCGGAGCGACCGCTAAAGCATCGCCTAAGTGCCTCGATGTACGTATTGACGAGAGCGAACTGATGCTATTGCCGAGAGGCTACCTTTTGGAAACGCCCGCCAGCAATTACGTGCTTATTCAGCAACGCCCCAGTCGCGAAGCGACGCCAGCTCGATAGCCCAGCACGTAAGTGCTGGGGTAGGAAGTTGGAAAGAAGAACCCGAGTCCCGAAGGGACGGCACCCATGCCGCAATCGCTGGTCAGCAACCGTGTGCACGTGATCTTCAGCACTCGGGAGCGCCGACCCTGGATCACGCTGCAGCATGAACAGCGGTTGTGGAACTACGTCCTGGGTATCGGCAAGAACAAGGGCATTCCCGTATTGGCAGTCGGCGGAATGGAGGACCACATTCACGTCCTGATCGCCCTGCCAGCGGCCGTGCCGCTCGCCAAGGCCGTGCAGATCATGAAGGCCAATTCCTCGCGCTTCATGCGGGAACGCGGGGCGCATTTCGAGTGGCAGCGAGGGTATGGCGGTTTCAGCGTGGGCGCCTCGGCGGTGGATGCGACTATCGAGTACATCCGCAATCAGAAGAAGCACCACCAGAAACGGGACTTCAAGGCGGAGTTCCTGGCGTTCCTGAAGCGGTACGACGTGGAGTACGACCCGAGATACGTGTTCGACTAGGGTGCCGTCGCTTCGCGACTCGGGATTTCTTTGCAACCCTTACCCAGCACTTACGTGCTGGGCTATCGAGTTTCCGTCGCTTCGCGACTGGGTTGCTTCGTATCAGGGCACGGCTTCAGCCGTGCCGCCCGGCGCAGTTAGAATGGCCGGCTTTAGCCGCTGCGGATCGGGAGTCTTACGAGAAACATTGTGAGTACATCAAGAAGAATCCCGTAGAGGGACGGCTGGCGAGGGCGCCGGAGGAATTTCCCTTTAGCTCCGCTTATCCCGGTTATGAACTTGACCCGCCTCCCCAGGGGCTAAAGCCCATTTGCTAGAGAGGGCTCGTTCGGCACGGCTGAAGCCGTGCCCTGATACGAACCTACCCCTTGCCCAGTAAGAAATTAGAAAGAAGAACCCGAGTCCCGAAGGGACGGCACCCATGCCGCAATCGCTGGTCAGCAACCGCGTGCACGTGATCTTCAGCACTCGGGAGCGCCGACCCTGGATCACGCTGCAGCATGAACAGCGGTTGTGGAACTACGTCCTGGGTATCGGCAAGAACAAGGGCATTCCCGTATTGGCGGTCGGCGGAATGGAGGACCACATTCACGTCCTGATCGCCCTGTCGGCGGCCGTGCCGCTTGCCAAGGCGGTGCAGATCATGAAGGCCAATTCCTCGCGCTTCATGCGGGAACGCGGGGCGGATTTCGAGTGGCAGCGAGGATACGGCGGTTTCAGCGTCGGAGCATCGGCCGTGGAGGCGACCATCGAATACATTCGTCATCAGAAGGAACATCATCAGAAGCGCGATTTCAAGGCGGAGTTCTTGGCGTTCCTGAAGCGGTACGGCGTGGAATACGACCGGAAATACGTGTTCGACTAGGGTGCCGTCGCTTCGCGACTCGGGTTTTCTTTGCAACCCTTACCCAGCACTTACGTGCTGGGCTATCGAGTTTTCGTCCGCCTACGGCGGACTGGTGTTTGCTGTCGTCACGGCCGGTTCGCGCGCGAAAGGTCCGCAGCGGCTAAAGGCGGTCATCCTACCGTTCGTGTCGGCACGGTCGCTCCGCGAGTCGGGCCTGAAGGCCCGGCCTGCCAAGCGGTGTGCCGATATGAAGGCAAGGTGCCGTCGCTTCGCGACTCGGGTTTTCATTGCAACCCTTACCCAGCACTTACGTGCTGGGCTATCGAGTTGCCGTCGCTTTGCGACTGGTTGCCTGGTGTGGTCATCGTCTGATTCCGCACGGAAATGGGCGCCGCACCCAACCCAGCACTTACGTGCTGGGCTCTCGCTTCCTTCGGCGGACTGGGTGTGGCGGTGCAATCACGCTTGAGACCGGCCCCGAGTTCGGAAGCCGAACAACCACATGATCTTTTCCAGGCCGCCCGGGTCCCCTTGCCAGCACT
This DNA window, taken from Terriglobales bacterium, encodes the following:
- the aspS gene encoding aspartate--tRNA ligase encodes the protein MGDSAEAEIFAFKGHYLLDFLGDLRRTHTCGALRAGDAGRRVVLMGWVNRRRDLGNLIFVDVRDRTGVTQVVFNKERDARLHERAGELRGEYVIAVIGEVKQRDAATVNRNIATGEIEVVAHELRILNESKTPPFSPAESVLANEEVRLKYRYIDLRRAEMQAHIELRHKVALAIRNYLSSAGFFEIETPFLTRSTPEGARDFLVPSRVHPGSFYALPQSPQLFKQILMISGFDKYFQIVRCFRDEDLRADRQLEFTQVDLEMSYPQPERVFEVTEGFLKAAWAAAGVELPTPFPRMTYDQAIRQYGSDKPDLRLPPLTDVRPCFQASELETLKIASGPVVAIRIPKVGELSRKERDEIKTLIADRKEAKVFEDIKRLEKSFPESVAKIRAAAKFEDGDLLVIVAGDSRPEAHKSEGGVKPEVKQHDYAVSTAAGALRVALGQKYAERHGAFTGDRKDAKSYRFLWVTDFPMFEYDERMQTWAAAHHPFTSPYEEDIARMEQDPGSVRALAYDVVLNGNELGSGSIRIHRQDVQKKVFRALGMTDEEARQRFGFFLEALEYGTPPHGGIALGLDRMVMILAGADSLREVIPFPKTAKAVDLMVDAPTPVSEAQLKELGIEVEKRK
- the tnpA gene encoding IS200/IS605 family transposase, translated to MPQSLVSNRVHVIFSTRERRPWITLQHEQRLWNYVLGIGKNKGIPVLAVGGMEDHIHVLIALPAAVPLAKAVQIMKANSSRFMRERGAHFEWQRGYGGFSVGASAVDATIEYIRNQKKHHQKRDFKAEFLAFLKRYDVEYDPRYVFD
- the tnpA gene encoding IS200/IS605 family transposase, with translation MPQSLVSNRVHVIFSTRERRPWITLQHEQRLWNYVLGIGKNKGIPVLAVGGMEDHIHVLIALSAAVPLAKAVQIMKANSSRFMRERGADFEWQRGYGGFSVGASAVEATIEYIRHQKEHHQKRDFKAEFLAFLKRYGVEYDRKYVFD